From Micromonospora echinospora, one genomic window encodes:
- a CDS encoding Gfo/Idh/MocA family protein, translating into MSASPSAATPGRVRVAVAGLGWAGREIWLPRLATHPRFAVTAVVDPDPAARDRARATHGVPSAYADVDDIPADTVDLVVVAVPNHLHAGVAARLLRRGVPVFLEKPVCLTSAEADELAEAERAGGAVLLAGSAARYRADVRALVEATADLGAVRHVDVAWVRARGVPDAGGWFTRRELAGGGALVDLGWHLLDTVLPLLGPAPVVHAVGSVSDDFVNDDAAAAAWRGTATDTGRARGDVEDTARAFLLTADGASAGLHACWASHEARDRTTIAVHGTGGSATLHCTFGFSPNREPTPVLTRTRDGETVRLPLPVEPIGAEYDRQLDVLPDLLAGPDSRGVAAAEARRTIDVIERIYRCARPTAPTYALAGTLDR; encoded by the coding sequence ATGAGCGCGTCGCCGTCGGCCGCCACACCGGGGCGCGTCCGGGTCGCCGTGGCCGGCCTGGGCTGGGCCGGACGGGAGATCTGGCTGCCCCGACTCGCCACGCACCCACGCTTCGCGGTGACCGCCGTGGTCGACCCCGACCCGGCGGCACGTGACCGGGCCCGTGCCACCCACGGGGTTCCGTCCGCGTACGCCGACGTCGACGACATCCCCGCCGACACGGTGGACCTGGTCGTCGTCGCCGTCCCCAACCACCTGCACGCGGGCGTGGCGGCCCGGCTGCTGCGCCGGGGCGTACCGGTCTTCCTGGAGAAGCCGGTCTGTCTCACCTCCGCCGAGGCGGACGAACTGGCCGAGGCGGAGCGGGCCGGCGGCGCGGTGCTGCTCGCCGGTAGCGCCGCCCGCTACCGGGCGGACGTCCGCGCCCTGGTCGAGGCGACCGCCGACCTGGGCGCCGTCCGCCACGTCGACGTGGCCTGGGTACGGGCGCGCGGCGTTCCCGACGCCGGTGGCTGGTTCACCCGGCGGGAGCTGGCCGGCGGCGGTGCCCTGGTCGACCTCGGCTGGCACCTGCTCGACACGGTGCTGCCGCTGCTCGGGCCGGCCCCGGTGGTGCACGCGGTGGGCAGCGTCTCCGACGACTTCGTCAACGACGACGCCGCCGCGGCGGCGTGGCGCGGCACGGCCACCGACACCGGCCGGGCCCGGGGCGACGTGGAGGACACCGCCCGCGCGTTCCTGCTCACCGCCGACGGGGCCTCCGCCGGCCTGCATGCCTGCTGGGCGTCGCACGAGGCGCGGGACCGCACCACCATCGCCGTGCACGGCACCGGCGGCTCGGCGACCCTGCACTGCACGTTCGGGTTCAGCCCCAACCGGGAACCGACGCCGGTGCTCACCCGGACCCGCGACGGCGAGACCGTCCGCCTGCCGCTTCCGGTGGAGCCGATCGGCGCCGAGTACGACCGTCAGCTCGACGTACTGCCCGACCTGCTCGCCGGGCCGGACAGCCGGGGCGTGGCCGCGGCCGAGGCCCGCCGGACCATCGACGTCATCGAACGGATCTACCGCTGCGCCCGGCCCACCGCGCCGACGTACGCGCTGGCGGGAACCCTCGACCGGTGA
- a CDS encoding HAD-IA family hydrolase produces MSHPPSTLEVSTTPTRPGPIRAVVFDLDGVVVDSSAVMRAAFSVAYAEVVGPGPAPFEEYNKHMGRYFPDIMRLMGLPLEMEEPFVRESYRLAHQVPLFPGVRETLEELSERGIRMAVATGKSGPRARSLLDLLGVLHLFDHVIGSDEVPRPKPAPDIVLRALELLGMPPHQAMMVGDAITDLTSGRDAGVTTVATTWHGGDVEGLLAAAPDLVAHKPEELLVHCPAVPAT; encoded by the coding sequence ATGAGCCATCCGCCGTCCACCCTCGAGGTCAGCACAACCCCCACCCGGCCGGGGCCGATCCGGGCGGTCGTCTTCGACCTCGACGGTGTCGTGGTCGACAGTTCGGCGGTGATGCGCGCGGCGTTCAGCGTCGCCTACGCCGAGGTGGTCGGGCCGGGTCCGGCGCCGTTCGAGGAGTACAACAAGCACATGGGGCGGTACTTCCCGGACATCATGCGCCTGATGGGGCTGCCGCTGGAGATGGAGGAGCCGTTCGTCCGGGAGAGCTACCGGCTCGCCCACCAGGTGCCACTGTTCCCCGGCGTCCGCGAGACGCTGGAGGAGTTGTCCGAGCGGGGCATCCGGATGGCGGTCGCCACCGGCAAGAGCGGCCCCCGGGCCCGGTCGCTGCTCGACCTGCTCGGTGTGCTCCACCTGTTCGACCACGTGATCGGCTCCGACGAGGTGCCCCGTCCGAAGCCCGCGCCGGACATCGTGCTCCGGGCGCTGGAGCTGCTCGGGATGCCCCCGCACCAGGCGATGATGGTCGGTGACGCGATCACCGACCTGACCAGTGGACGGGACGCCGGGGTGACGACCGTCGCCACTACCTGGCACGGCGGGGACGTCGAGGGCCTGCTCGCCGCCGCCCCGGACCTGGTCGCGCACAAGCCGGAGGAACTGCTCGTCCACTGCCCGGCTGTGCCCGCCACCTGA
- a CDS encoding 3-dehydroquinate synthase family protein, with product MNTRTDGPEATGRVDVLLGDRSYPVFVGPGVRHRLPEEVARIGARRVVVVSARPPEWTPDPGVPHRVVPARDGEHDKTLATVEHLCRAFADFGLTRADAVVSCGGGTTTDVVGLAAGLYHRGIAVIHLPTSLLAQVDASVGGKTAVNLPEGKNLVGVYWQPRAVLCDTEQLDTLPAVEWRNGYGEIARAHFIGAGELRDRPVTEQITACVALKARVVAADERDAGLRHILNYGHTLGHALERATDFQLRHGEAVGVGTVFAGRLAGLLGRIPADRVDEHRAVVAGYGLDTRLPDGVDHDDLLAFMRRDKKSTSGLSFVLDGPSGPELVADVDETAVRAALADM from the coding sequence ATGAACACCCGCACCGACGGTCCCGAGGCGACCGGCCGCGTCGACGTCCTCCTCGGCGACCGGAGCTATCCGGTGTTCGTCGGCCCGGGGGTCCGCCACCGGCTGCCCGAGGAGGTGGCCCGGATCGGCGCCCGCCGGGTCGTGGTGGTCTCGGCCCGGCCACCCGAGTGGACCCCGGACCCGGGCGTGCCGCACCGGGTCGTGCCGGCCCGCGACGGCGAGCACGACAAGACCCTGGCCACGGTGGAGCACCTGTGCCGGGCGTTCGCCGACTTCGGACTGACCCGCGCCGACGCGGTGGTCTCCTGCGGCGGCGGGACCACCACCGACGTGGTCGGTCTGGCCGCCGGCCTCTACCACCGGGGGATCGCGGTGATCCACCTGCCGACGTCGCTGCTCGCGCAGGTGGACGCCAGCGTCGGCGGCAAGACCGCGGTGAACCTTCCCGAGGGCAAGAACCTGGTCGGCGTGTACTGGCAGCCCCGCGCGGTGCTCTGCGACACCGAGCAGTTGGACACGCTGCCCGCCGTCGAGTGGCGCAACGGCTACGGGGAGATCGCCCGCGCCCACTTCATCGGCGCGGGCGAGCTGCGCGACCGCCCGGTGACCGAACAGATCACCGCCTGTGTGGCGCTCAAGGCGCGGGTGGTGGCCGCCGACGAGCGGGACGCCGGCCTGCGGCACATCCTGAATTACGGCCACACCCTGGGGCACGCGCTGGAACGGGCCACCGACTTCCAGCTGCGTCACGGCGAGGCGGTCGGCGTGGGCACGGTGTTCGCCGGTCGGCTGGCCGGCCTGCTGGGCCGGATCCCGGCCGACCGGGTCGACGAGCACCGTGCGGTGGTGGCCGGCTACGGCCTCGACACGCGCCTGCCCGACGGGGTGGACCACGACGACCTGCTGGCGTTCATGCGGCGGGACAAGAAGTCCACCTCGGGGCTGTCCTTCGTGCTCGACGGCCCGTCCGGTCCGGAACTCGTCGCGGACGTCGACGAGACCGCCGTCCGTGCCGCCCTCGCCGACATGTGA